ACCTGATCTCCTTCCCTCTGCTCTGCTCCCACTTCAGCAAATGCACACACAACATGTGCCCTGAAGAGGTCAGTAGAGGGCAGCGCAGAGCAGAAAACAATTGAGCACAAATGCAAATCTTCACGTGTCTCGTTTAGCCTTCTGTGCGCTCCAGTGTATCCGAAAGGAAAACGAGCCGTACTACTTGCAGCAGGTGGTTATAATTGACACCTTCAAGTTCAGTTCTATTGATTTCAAGAAACAaagatatatatacactatatatatatatatatatatatatatatatatatatatatatatatatatatatatatatatatatatatatatataatatatatatttataataaaagggatttgtttttaaaaattgtgtttaacCAATAACATTTCACATAAAACACCTATACAGGAGATATATAtaacacaggtgtgtgtgtgtgtgagtgtgtgtgcttcTCTCTCTTACTCTACAGCTCCCTCTCCTGGAGAAGAAGAGCCTTCATTTCTGCATCAGCTTCCTGGAGGAGATCGCCAGGCAGACCACCACCATCGCCATGGATATCTGTGCAGAGCAGCGGAACCTCAGTGACAAGGTACAGCTGTCAAGGCCCCCCACGAATTTAAAGCATCCAGGAGACATtcgtatatatattttaaaataatctgtgCAATGCTTTGCAGTGGAGaaaaaagctttgtaaatcacaagagacaaaaaaaaaaaaatcaaatcgataaactaaaataaaatataaacatgcggCCACAAGGTGGCAGAATGGGATAAGGGAACGCGCACAAAACATCAGCCCTGTTAAAAAATGCAGATGAGGCAGCAGTTCAGTGAAGTGCATATTTGTTGGgcttaggaaagaaaaaaaaaacacaatttcttgtACTTGCACTTTAGTAAACTCatgaatattataatatatatactaataaATAAAGGGAGTTGCCTTCTCATAGGGAGGGGGTACTGGCAGTAGTGTATAGTAATGCTTTCATTCTGCCCCTCCTCCTAGCTGCTGCCTAAGCACTGTGCCCAGACCATCAGCAAGGCTCGGAACAAGCAGCAGAAGAAACAGGCAGCCAAGAGGGGCGAGCTGCAGCACGAGAAGCCCGGGGCGGAGAGTGAGAGGAAGGACAGAGCCGTCGTCACCAAGTCAGCTGCAATTTCACCCTGTAGcacagggtttcccaatcctgctCCTGGGgaacccactgtgtctgctggttctgtccaactgaactctcaattacGTAACTAGACCCTtgactgaactgataatttgcttaattagacctttttgcaGTTTTCAATTTAGCTACAATAGTTTATAAATGAACTTTGCAACTgttagaacaattaaaaaggtctaattaagcaactgATCAGTTCAATTTGCACGAGGCAAAACCTGGAATGACTCTTTACGGCTATGCAGTTCCCAGCCTGCTCGCTGAGGCAGTCCCTGACTTTTATAACACGTTAAATTAACTCATGTTAACCCTTTACGGACAGGGCGTTTTTCACCTGCAAGCTTTCTAGGTTATTTGTAATGTGTTTATCTGCATGGATTTGGTTACAATATTAGATAGGGTTGCCAACTGACCCGCAGCCAAGGACACTTTATGATAGGCCAGGTTTTTCAACTCTCCTCTCTTAAATAGcaaatgaattaatttaattgaaccTGTAAAGTGTGTGTGAATTGCGTGAACTGTCGCTAAAGGAATTGCATTGTTTTGCTAACTAGTTACCAAAAGAGCACACCTGTCCAGGGCCGGGAACTACATCCTGTGAGGATCGCTTCCGTCAATCAGACCGATACAGCTCGCTGATTGGCTGTATCTGTCTGATTGGGGCtggactgtgtgaagcaggaagaattattaaataaatataaactcaACCACAAGAGGAGTTGCACTATTTCGAGAGATATTGTTTATCAAATTTCAAGCAAtgcgattttaatacatgttgttACGATGCTCTCCGGATAGAACCGCCACcacaaggaaaacaaataaacacatctaTTGAATCCGCTCACGAAATTCACACCCACTTGTTGATTTAAAATCGATTTCATCGATTCTCATTTTTCTCAATTTCATCGATTCTcatgccctctctctctctctctctctctctctctctctctctctcactctcccctccAGCATGGATAAGCTGCACCTGGCCCTGACAGAGCTGTGCTTCACGTTTAACTACTCTTCTCATTTCACTGTGTGGGAGCACGTCGTAATCCCTGCAGAGTTCCTGCTCACACAACTGGAAACTCGACTCTCCAAGTAACATGATCAGACCTTCAGGAATGACAGGAAAAACACGTGGGCTTGAAAGCACAGCTCTGGctcaaagttttgcatcaccctttggAATTAACTCATtgctgaataacgttacattaacatatacagaaacattttgatattctgaaatctaacattaaatactgtagtattattatggtttccggtagacatcttttttttgtgattttgttctttatttgattacatgctgttaaataaaagctctaaatgatgttaatacatatatagatatttttttaaattattctaaaATTGTAGACGATGCAAAACGCCTGTCCATAGCTGTGCAGTGTGATGTTATTGAGCCAGTCTGATTGAAAATCTaactaaaatatttatacaacagGCTTAACCCTCTACCTATTACAAACACGTGCAAAAGCAATGCATTAGCATCTTTAGCAGTTCCCCATGTATTTAGCACTGAGTTCCCCATGTATTTCGCAGTAGTTGTACTCTACTCTGTGCTTGGCTGCCCTGTGCATTCCCACACTGATGGTTTTGGAGCCTGACTGTCTTGTTCCCGGTGTTTGCAGGACCATCGTGGGCATGGTGAACTACAACCAGACCACGCAGGAGATCAGCCGCCCCTCTGAGCTGCTGGCGAGCATCCGCGCCTACGTGGAGTCTCTGCACACACTCTCCAGCTACATCAACATAGACGTGACACGCCTGGTCAAAAACGTGTTGCTGCAGCAGACCCAGCCACTGGACAGTCTGGGGGAACAGACCATCACCACCCTCTACACAAACTGGTAACACTCAGCACTAACTGGAAGCACTGCGCACTGTAGCCcacatgacagtgtgtgtgtctggctaTGGTCACGCTGACAAGCTGCCCTCGGTTCCCAGGTACCTGGAGGGGCTGCTGAGGCAGGCAAGCAACGGCACGATCACCCACTCCCCCACCATGAGAGCGTTCATGAGCCAGCCGAGCGAGAACGAGCAGAGCTTCAGCGCACAGGAGTACTCCGACATCTGTGGTGAGTGCGTGGGCGAGGAGCTACTGAACACTAACTAAATATCTAGTGTGCTGCACGCAACAGGTGAACTTAACATAGCTGCACCAGCAACGACCGGGGTGGAAATGAGACCacccactgcatagcagtgtgatccattcctggtttttactatgagtttaataataagacacacctcagcTAGATACCTAGACACCGGAGCTAGTCAAGCacatgttaaaacctggaatgggtgaaactgctatccAATAGGatctttatttccatccctgatggaCATTGTTTCAATACAGAAGAATGGCTACACACTGAAATCTGCAGAAACAGACGTTCTAGTTTTAGTTACCGGTACTTAATTAAGTTTAAAAGTGATGTGCGGAGAGCGTGCAGTTTGGGGTGGATGTAATCTCATGAGATAAAGtaaatttaatttcttttttctttctttcccttcAGAACTGCAGGCTCTGTCAGAACTGATAGGTCCCTATGGGATGAAGTTTCTGGGTGAAAATCTCATGTGGCACATCACCTCCCAAGTCAGTGAGCTCAAGGTATGGTGCCTGAAGTGCTCCGGGGTCTCTCAGGGATCTCCCCAGGAGGCttgctggtccagtggttaaagaaaggagcccagctcagccactgactcactatgtgtgaccttgagcaagtcacttcacctccttgtgctccgtccttcgcatgagacgTAAAACAAATGAGGTcttattgcaagtgactctgcagcagcagttgtgatgcatagttcaccccctagtctctaagtcgctttggataaaagcgtctgctaaataatgataataataatttctcaggGATCACTGGATTCTTTACTGCTTCTCTGGATTC
The genomic region above belongs to Polyodon spathula isolate WHYD16114869_AA unplaced genomic scaffold, ASM1765450v1 scaffolds_802, whole genome shotgun sequence and contains:
- the LOC121308906 gene encoding nck-associated protein 1-like, whose protein sequence is ISFPLLCSHFSKCTHNMCPEELPLLEKKSLHFCISFLEEIARQTTTIAMDICAEQRNLSDKLLPKHCAQTISKARNKQQKKQAAKRGELQHEKPGAESERKDRAVVTNMDKLHLALTELCFTFNYSSHFTVWEHVVIPAEFLLTQLETRLSKTIVGMVNYNQTTQEISRPSELLASIRAYVESLHTLSSYINIDVTRLVKNVLLQQTQPLDSLGEQTITTLYTNWYLEGLLRQASNGTITHSPTMRAFMSQPSENEQSFSAQEYSDICELQALSELIGPYGMKFLGENLMWHITSQVSELKKLIIENMDVLVQMRSKFDRPEEMVALRKRLPACENVLKRMTIIGVILSFRAMTQDTLRDVLHKHCPYLAGPIECLRDFITPDTDIKVTLSVFELASAAGIPCEIDPALVSALNNMRTQNSSADEEYKLACLLLVYIAVSLPVLAFDPGSVYSRQFGGHTNNIHCIAVAVNQLAAAMLTTLNKNIEEQLKEFLLIASSTLLQLGQNVEGLESKNRDSIYLLLHLIVEESPFLTQDMLESCFPYVLLRNSYRDVYQAFPITLG